The genomic DNA GACGTCGCTAGCCGCTGTCGTGCTGAGGCCAACAGTCTGCTGCATGGCGAGGAAACCGACGCGTCTGGCGCCGTCGGCTAGCAGGGCGTGGAGAAGCGGAAACCGCGTCGGAGCTGGGTTCTCGCCGACGCTGGTGAACCTCATGGTGCGCGACGCCTGCATCCATTGCCGCGCCAGCTGACGCGGCAACAGGCGATCTTAGCGCGCCGCGCTGGTGCCGCGGTCAGGGCGCCGCCGCGAACCGCTCCGCCAGGAACGCCGCGCATGCGGCCCACGAACGCCGGTCGGCCACGGCATCATGGACGATGCCGCGCTCCGGGAAGCTGGCGCCCTCGAACGTAAACGCATGCCGCGCATGGCCGTAGGCATGCAGCTGCCAGTCGGCGCCGGCCTGGGTCAGCTCCGCGGCGATGCCGAGCACGTCCGCCGGCGGGGCAATGGGATCTTCCCAGCCATGCAGCAGCAGCACGCTGGCGTCGATCCGTCCCTGCGGACCGATGCGCGGGGACTGCAGCACGCCGTGGAAGCTGGCCACGGCCACCAGGCCGGGCGCGGCGGCGCGCGCCAGGTCCAGCGCGCACAGGCCGCCAAAGCAGTAGCCCACCGCGGCCATGCGCCGGGAGTCCACGCCGGGCAACCGCCTGGCCGCTTCAAGCCCGGCCAGCAGGCGCCGGCGCAGCAAGCGGCGGTCGGCCATCAGCGGGTCCATCAGATGCGCGTTGTCGCCCTGCTCGTCGCCACGCACGCCCTTGCCGTACACGTCGGCGGCAAAGCAGGGATAGCCCAGTGCCGCGAAGCGGTCGGCGCAGCGGCGCATCGCCGCGTTCAGGCCGCTCCATTCGTGGGCCAGCACCACGCACGGCGTGCCTGATGCCATGCCGGCTGGCCTGGCGAGGTAGCCCTCGAACACCGTGGTGCCATCCGTATAAGTGATACAGCCGCGCTCCGGCGGCAGGCTTGCAGCGTTCATGGTTCGCTCCGTTCAGGCCGCCAGCATGCGGCCGCGCGGGAACGCTGTATTGAACGTTTGGGACGTCGGGGTCCGCGCCCGGCGCCCGCTCAGAGGTAGAAGGCGGGCGCGCCGGCCGGGCGCTGCGCGAACGACGCAGCCAGTCCGGATTGCCCGCCGCGCGCATACGCGCCCGGTGTCTGCGCCACGCGCCGGCGCCAGGCGCGGATCTGGTGGGCCTGGTCGCTGTAGCCGTCGAGCGCATCGCCCGCGCCACACTGCACCGCCTGGATGCTGTGCTGCAGGCGCTCCAGGTCCATCAGCTGCTTTGGCCCCAGCCCCAGTTGCTGAGCGAACCAGCGGTTCAGCTGGCGCCGGCTGACCGCCATCAGGCGGGCCACTTCCTGTACCTGCCGCCCCTGGCGCAACAGCGCGTGGGCCGCGCGCATCGACTGCAGCGCCGCCGGCTCGCGCAGCGCCCCGAGCCGGCGCAGCAGCCAGGCATCGAGCCGGCTAACGATCCGCGCCGGCGTCCACGCGGCGCTCAGGTCGGCGCTGAGCGCATGGCTGGCCCGGTCTCCCAGGTAGAGCGCGAGATCCAGCAACTGGTCCTTGCAGTCAGGGCCGATGCCGGGAAACAGCCGCGCCAGCCCTGCTCCGCTCAGCATCGCCATGACGAAATACGTATCGGACCACGAGCGCCAGCGCCGGCTGGCGGACTGGAAGCCCAGCAGCGAAACCGTCGGCACGGTGGGACCACCCACCATCGCGTTCGGACGGCCGAAGTTGACCGACAGCACCGCGCCCGGATACGGGCAGGTAGTGATATCGCTGCCCGCGTAGGCGCCGTTCAGGTCCTGCACGAACCAGTAGCCGTCGACATAGGGCGTCAGGGATGGACACGGGGCGAGGATCTGGAACATGACCGCGGCGCGCATGGGGCGGACGTTGGCACGGGCATATCTTTATCACAGTCACCGCGCCCGCGGCGCAAGCACACGGCCCCCCAAAAAAAGCGGGCTTCCGAAGAAGCCCGCCCTTTCAGCAGCAAGAAACGCCTGGATGGCGGGCGCCGCCGCCGTATTCCCGCTCAGGCCGGCACCTGCGTTCCGGCTGCCGCGGCCTCCTTCGAGAACAGGCTCCTGGCGTTGGCGACGTGGCTCTTCAGCACAGGGCGCAGCACCATGATTGCCAGGAAGGCCGCGGTCAGGTCCATGGCGGCCACGGTGTAGAGCACGGTGGACCAGGTGCCGGTTGCTTCCATCATCAGGTTGCCGATCGGCACGAACAGTGCGCCGATGCCCTTGGCGGTGTAGAGCACGCCGTAGATCTTGCCGATGTGCTTGGTGCCGAAGGCATCGCCGGCAAGGGCCGAGAACAGCGAGTAGACCTCGCCCCAGGCCAGGAACACCACACCGGACAGGATCAGGAACGCGTACGGGTTGCTGCCGAAGTAGCCCAGCGCGATGATGCCCAGCCCTTCCAGGGTGAAGGCGATCACCATGGTCTTTTCGCGGCCGATATTGTCCGAGATCCAGCCGAACAGCGGGCGCGAGATGCCGTTCATGATCCGGTCCAGCATCAGCGCCAGCGGCAGCGCGGCCATCACGAAGAAGTGCAGGTCGACCTTGAACTCCTTCACGCCGAGGTCCTTGGCGATCACGCCCAGCTGCGCCACGGCCATCATGCCGCCGGTGACGACCAGCACGAACATGACCAGCATCAGCCAGAACAGCTTGGTGCACAGCGCTTCCTTGAGGGTGTAGTCGCGCGTGGCCTGGACCAGCTTGGCCGACGCCTTGACTTCATGCGACTTGGGCGAACGCAGGAACCACGCCGCGACGAAGGCGAGCGACCCCTGCAGCAGGCCGAAGAACAGGAAGGTGTGCTGGAAGCCCTGCGACTCGATCATCGCCGCGATCGGCAGGATGGTTGCCGCCGAGCCCGCGCCGTAGCCGCCGGCGGTCAGGCCCACGGCCAGGCCGCGGCGGTCCGGGAACCACTTGAGGGCATTGTTGATGCAGGTGGCATAGATCGAGCCCACGCCCAGCCCGCCCACCGCCGCGCCGACGTAGAAGCCCATCAGCGAGGTCGCCTGCGAGTTGATGCACCATGCCGCGCCGATGAATACCGCGCCGAACGCGACCATCATGCGTGGCCCGAACTTGTCGATGAAGTAGCCTTCGATCGGCGCCAGCCAGGTCTGGACCAGCACAAAGACGGTAAACGCGATCTGGATGCTGGCCCGCGACCAGCCGTAGGTGTCCTGGATCTCCGGGACGAACAGGGTCCACGCGTACTGGATGTTGGCGGTGGCGATCATGCAGATCACCCCCACGATCAACTGCATCCAGCGCGTGCCTTCCGGGACCTGGTGATTGACGCCCATCCCCATTGCCGATGGATTACTCATTGCGCGCTCCTTGAATAGATTGGCCATTAACTCGCGACAAAGCAGAGGAATATACGGTCGCGCTGCGCCTCAGCTTAGGGGTGGCAGCTGGCATTTCATGTCTCCTAATGTCATTGGCATTTGCTTGCCTCTTATCACGACGCGACCTGAGGTCTTCGCCCTCACCTCTCTCAAACTCAGGAGCGGCGATGGGATACACAGTATGTGATATATCAAGTAAGTCAAGCGAAAGCCGGGGCAGGGTTTTCACTGAATTAATGCGGACCATGGATGGGCAGGCGATATTCACGACCAAATCGCATCGGAAGCTGTATGCAAAAGCTTGTCGCGCTGCCGCATGGTGGCAGCAATCCCTTTGCTGAGGCGGAACCCGGCACCCGGTCCGGCATCGATGAGGATTGCTTCTGAATGCGCTCCGGCCACAATGCGGCATTATCATTACAATATTGTCATGATGACAGCGCGGTAATGATTACAGAATTGTCATGATTTTCCATGGCCGCCGCCGAAGATTGGGCCTAAATCTCCGCCATTAATTTTGCGTCAACATAAAAAAAATGCCCGCAGGCGAACCTGGCGGGCTGAGGCATGATGCGTGACATCGGCCGCAACATGTAGTTGCAGTTATAGGCGATGAATGGAAATGGGCAAATCCCGGAAACCGCTTTTACGCCGATTAACTGGCAAACTCAGAGAAAACCCTGAGCCAAGCGCCAGGCCGTGCCGCCGATTATGTGGAAACCGGGCTCGATTATGACAAGCCTGTCATTTCAAGCGGGTTCAGATAAACCCGCGGCGCCGGCGCGATGCCGGCTCCAGCTAGACGAAAAGGTCATTGCCTGCGCCTGGAATAGACGAAACAGCAAGCGCAGTAGAGCGCCTCGCTAAGCCGGCCCGCCGCGTGGCCGGCCCGCCCCGCTGTCCGCGAGCATCATAGACGGAATTGACAAAATTCAGAGCGAAGTAGATGTTCAGGTAAGTCCGGTAGAAGCTATGGTAAGCTCCGCCGGCACCTGCCCACCTTTTCCCGCCGTCCGCATGGCTCATGCACCACTAGGCTACGACGCACTGATCCGCCAGTTCGGCCTGCGCGTGCCGCCGTTGCGCTGCACCTCCGCGCTCGGCGACAAGACTGGCGTACTCAGCACCCACACCGGTCCGGACGGCACCACGCGCACGGTCTACCCGCGCAACCGCTACCGCGGCGGCGACACCACGGTGGACCACCTGACCTTTGCGCTGAAGAAGGAACAGCTCGACCTGACCGTGCTGGCCGCGCTGTTCGAGCAGCCGCAGCCGGTGCAGGCCGTGCGCGCCTGGCTGGCGGCGACACCGACCTCGCGCTATGCCCGGCTGAGCGCCTTCTATGCCAAATGGCTGGCCGGGGCGCAGTTCGACTACAAGCTGCCGCCCGGCGCGCCGCGGGTGCTGGCGCTGGACGAGGCCGAATACGTGACCGGCCCGTCGACGCCGGACCTGCAGTTTGGCATCCAGAACAATCACCTCGGGCCGGCGGCGTTCTGTCCGGTGGTGCGCCGCACCGCGAAGCTGGCGCGCTGGATCGAGGCCGACCTGCCTGGCCGCGTAGGCAGTGCCATCCGGCGCCTGGAGCCGGAGTTGCTGGCGCGCGCGGTGGATTATCTCTACCTGGCCGAAACCCGCTCGACCTATTCGATCGAGCACGAGATTCCCGATAACCAGCGCGTCGCCAAGTTCCGGCGGCTGCTGGAATATGCCGGCCAGGCCGCGCCGCTGACCGAAGCCCAGCTGTGCGAATGGCAGAACGAGATCATCTCTGGGCTGCGCGCCGAATACAGCTTCCGCGCGCAGCAGAACTGGCTGTCGCGCGGCGGGCGGCTGCGCAATATCGCTGACTATATTCCGCCGCCGCCGGCCCAGCTGGGGGCGATGATGGACGGCATCGCCGCGGTGGCGGCACTGGTCGAGACCCACGCGGCCAACCCGATCGTGGTGGCGGCCTGCGTGTCGTTCGGCTTTGTCTTCGCGCACCCGTTCTATGACGGCAACGGCCGCCTGCATCGCTTCCTGATCCACCACCTGCTGCGCCAGGCCGGCGTCACGCCCGAGGGCGTGGTGCTGCCGGTATCGGCGCGCATGCTCAAGCAGCTCGACGTCTATGCCGGCTTGCTCAAGGCCTATTCCGCGCCGCGTACCGCGCTGCTCAACTACGCGCTGGATGCGGACAGCGACACCATCCTGATCAAGTCACCGCAGCCCTACTGGCTCTATGCCTCGTTCGACGCCACCGCGCTGTGCGAATTCGTGTTCGAGTGCATCGAGCAATGCGTCGAGCAGGACCTGGCGCAGGAGATCCAGTACCTGCGCGCTTACGATGCCAGCGTGACCCGGCTCGAAAGCTGGCTCGACCTGCGCCAGTCGCGGCTGTCGAACCTGATCGACCTGATCGTGCAGAACCACGGCGAGCTGTCGCGGCGCAAGCGCAAGCTGTTCGAGGACATCACCGACGCCGAACTCGCGCGCATCGAAACCGTGGTGCGCGACGAGTTCGCCGAATACCTCGAGCGCCACGGCGGCCGCTGAAGCGCGCGGCGCGCCGGGCGCCCTATCGCGTCACGTCCAGCTCCCAGCCCGGCTCCAGGTGGTCCGGGTCGTCGGCCAGCCGGTAGCGCGGGTTCAGGTTGATCAGTTCGCGCAGCGCGAAGTTGGCCACCTGCTGGTCCGGCGTCATCGCGCGCGCCTGCGCCTCGGCCTTCTGGCCGTCGGACAGCAGCGTGTCGAGATGCGCGCCGGCGATGCCCCATAGCGTGGCACCGGCGACGTGGTCCGGGCTGTAGGGCTGCACGCGCACCGATCCGGATGCGGGGCGCTCCTTCGGGGTCTCTCTGGGTGGTTCTTTCGGCGGCTGCTGCGGCGGCGTGGGTACTCCGGGAGCGGCCGTCGGCGGGGTCGACGGACCACCGCCCGGGGTCGGCGCCGGCCGTGGCCCGCCCTTGTCGTCGTCCTTGAGCAGCTCCACCAGGATCTTGGCGCCGAAGTTGACGATCACGCCGCCGCCCAGCAGCACCAGCCCCTTGGGCATGGCGCGGCCGAAGAAATCCCATTTCTGCGCCAGCCATGGCGTGACCGGCTGGTCCACGGCATCGGGATCGGCGGCCCTGGCCAGCCGGTTTTTCTCGGCGTTGATCAGCTTCTGCTCATTGCGCGACTGCAGGTGCGCGCCGATGCCGAACACCGCCAGGCTGCCGGCCTCGATCGCGCCGACCACGCCGCCGGTATGCACCATGTCGGCCACGGCCAGCGGCACCGCGCCGACCGAATACGCGTTCATCACGAACTTGCGTAGCCGCGCGCCCAGCAAGGCGGGTTGCGCCAGCCCGGTGTGATAGCCCGCGCGGGCGGCGAAATTGACCGTGCTCAGCACCGAATTGGCCGCCAGGAACACCGCGCTGCTGTAGGTCAGCGGCTCGCCGATCTGGGTCACGCCATGCTCGCCGAACCACAGCATGGTGTTGCCGTTGTTGATCGCCAGCGTGCCCAGCTGCAGCGCGTCGTTGACCTGCCCGGCGCGGGTATCGGGCGTCAGCAGCGCGGCGCCGATGGTGCCGAGCTCCGCCTGCGCCTCGCGGATCTTGTCCGCGGCCTCGGGCAGGTCCTTCTTGTCGGCGTGGTGGGCGTAGGCTTCGAGCTGGTCCAGCGCCCTGGCAAACTTCTGCTGGTTCTTGGCGTTGATGCCCCACACCGCGGTGCCGGGCTTCTCGGTCAGCGCGCGGCGCAGCCAGGCGATATCGGCCGGCGTATGCGTGCCCGCGCGCCGGATCACCTTGCCGGCATGCACGGTGCGCCCCATCGCCACGCTGCCGCGGTAGATGAAGCAGCCGGCGCTGGTCAGCACCAGGTTGGCACCGGTCTGCGCGGAGATTGCCGCGGCGCCGGAGGCGGCGGCGAAGGTGCCGGCCGCCGACACCGTCAGCGCGGTCCGCACCTTCCACGGGCGCGGGCCATTGCTGCCGGGCGGCGGTGGGTTGCCGGCCGGGCCATGCGAGATGGTGGCGCGCACCACCCCGCCCTCGCCGCCCACGCCGCCCCGGGTGCCGTCGTCACCCCGGGCGCGCGCTGCCTGCTGCATCCGGTCCAGCATGCGGTAGACCGCACTCCCTTGCGACGCATCCGCGCCGGTCTCGACATGGGTCAGGTCGGCCACCTTGACCGCGCCGCCGGGGAACAGC from Cupriavidus taiwanensis includes the following:
- a CDS encoding helix-turn-helix domain-containing protein; the protein is MFQILAPCPSLTPYVDGYWFVQDLNGAYAGSDITTCPYPGAVLSVNFGRPNAMVGGPTVPTVSLLGFQSASRRWRSWSDTYFVMAMLSGAGLARLFPGIGPDCKDQLLDLALYLGDRASHALSADLSAAWTPARIVSRLDAWLLRRLGALREPAALQSMRAAHALLRQGRQVQEVARLMAVSRRQLNRWFAQQLGLGPKQLMDLERLQHSIQAVQCGAGDALDGYSDQAHQIRAWRRRVAQTPGAYARGGQSGLAASFAQRPAGAPAFYL
- a CDS encoding Fic family protein yields the protein MAHAPLGYDALIRQFGLRVPPLRCTSALGDKTGVLSTHTGPDGTTRTVYPRNRYRGGDTTVDHLTFALKKEQLDLTVLAALFEQPQPVQAVRAWLAATPTSRYARLSAFYAKWLAGAQFDYKLPPGAPRVLALDEAEYVTGPSTPDLQFGIQNNHLGPAAFCPVVRRTAKLARWIEADLPGRVGSAIRRLEPELLARAVDYLYLAETRSTYSIEHEIPDNQRVAKFRRLLEYAGQAAPLTEAQLCEWQNEIISGLRAEYSFRAQQNWLSRGGRLRNIADYIPPPPAQLGAMMDGIAAVAALVETHAANPIVVAACVSFGFVFAHPFYDGNGRLHRFLIHHLLRQAGVTPEGVVLPVSARMLKQLDVYAGLLKAYSAPRTALLNYALDADSDTILIKSPQPYWLYASFDATALCEFVFECIEQCVEQDLAQEIQYLRAYDASVTRLESWLDLRQSRLSNLIDLIVQNHGELSRRKRKLFEDITDAELARIETVVRDEFAEYLERHGGR
- a CDS encoding dienelactone hydrolase family protein, yielding MNAASLPPERGCITYTDGTTVFEGYLARPAGMASGTPCVVLAHEWSGLNAAMRRCADRFAALGYPCFAADVYGKGVRGDEQGDNAHLMDPLMADRRLLRRRLLAGLEAARRLPGVDSRRMAAVGYCFGGLCALDLARAAAPGLVAVASFHGVLQSPRIGPQGRIDASVLLLHGWEDPIAPPADVLGIAAELTQAGADWQLHAYGHARHAFTFEGASFPERGIVHDAVADRRSWAACAAFLAERFAAAP
- the oxlT gene encoding oxalate/formate MFS antiporter — encoded protein: MSNPSAMGMGVNHQVPEGTRWMQLIVGVICMIATANIQYAWTLFVPEIQDTYGWSRASIQIAFTVFVLVQTWLAPIEGYFIDKFGPRMMVAFGAVFIGAAWCINSQATSLMGFYVGAAVGGLGVGSIYATCINNALKWFPDRRGLAVGLTAGGYGAGSAATILPIAAMIESQGFQHTFLFFGLLQGSLAFVAAWFLRSPKSHEVKASAKLVQATRDYTLKEALCTKLFWLMLVMFVLVVTGGMMAVAQLGVIAKDLGVKEFKVDLHFFVMAALPLALMLDRIMNGISRPLFGWISDNIGREKTMVIAFTLEGLGIIALGYFGSNPYAFLILSGVVFLAWGEVYSLFSALAGDAFGTKHIGKIYGVLYTAKGIGALFVPIGNLMMEATGTWSTVLYTVAAMDLTAAFLAIMVLRPVLKSHVANARSLFSKEAAAAGTQVPA